In Candidatus Contubernalis alkalaceticus, the following proteins share a genomic window:
- a CDS encoding NADH-ubiquinone oxidoreductase-F iron-sulfur binding region domain-containing protein: MKKKITSPWDLEILRESIKENRVSGKPCVSVCCGTGCMASGALEVLSSFKSLLKQKGLDFQLDTKLTGCHGFCEQGPLVVITPGDILYCRVQEEDVEEIIEKTIIKDEIIERLSYVEPVSGKQIIKEHDVPFYKKQYRLLMANNGKLVPTEIEDYMALGGYSALKKVLENMTPKQVISEIKTSNLRGRGGGGFPTGVKWQSCFNAPGDPKYLICNADEGDPGCFQDRSILEGNPHSVLEGMIIGAYAVGANQGYIYVRREYPLAIENFGQAIEQAKEYGLLGEGIMGMDFNFNVKINRGGGAFVCGESSASIASIEGKVGEPRDKHTHATEKGLWDKPTVLNNVKTWATVPIIMEKGAEWFASIGTEKSKGTMIFSLTGKVNNTGLAEVPMGMSLRELVFDIGGGVPNGKKLKAVQTGGPSGGCIPENLLDLPVDYEKLSEAGSMMGSGGLIVMDEDTCMVDVAKYFLSFTKDESCGSCFSCREGITRMQEMIDDITRGKSSLEQLELLKELAQVVKDTSMCGLGQTCGNPILSTIRYFEEEYLAHIVEKKCPAGVCRDLISFSIDSELCTGCGRCLKNCPVEAIQGEKKEPHVILEDQCTKCGICREVCKFDAVIKI; the protein is encoded by the coding sequence ATGAAAAAGAAGATAACTAGTCCATGGGATTTAGAAATATTGAGAGAATCCATAAAGGAGAACAGGGTGTCAGGAAAGCCCTGTGTATCTGTCTGCTGTGGAACAGGATGTATGGCTTCCGGAGCTTTGGAAGTGTTATCCTCTTTTAAGTCTCTTTTGAAACAAAAGGGATTAGACTTCCAGTTGGATACAAAATTAACCGGTTGCCATGGTTTTTGTGAGCAGGGTCCCCTGGTAGTTATAACACCGGGTGATATTCTTTACTGTAGGGTTCAGGAAGAAGATGTTGAAGAAATTATTGAAAAGACTATTATTAAGGATGAAATAATTGAACGTCTTTCATATGTGGAGCCTGTTTCGGGAAAACAGATTATTAAAGAACATGACGTGCCTTTTTATAAAAAACAATACCGTCTTTTGATGGCTAACAATGGAAAGCTGGTGCCGACGGAGATTGAAGACTATATGGCTTTAGGGGGATACAGCGCTCTGAAAAAAGTGCTGGAAAACATGACTCCAAAGCAGGTTATTTCGGAAATCAAGACCTCCAACCTGAGAGGGCGGGGAGGCGGGGGATTTCCCACGGGGGTAAAATGGCAGTCCTGTTTTAATGCTCCGGGAGATCCCAAATATTTGATCTGCAATGCGGACGAAGGTGACCCCGGTTGTTTTCAGGATAGAAGTATTCTGGAGGGAAATCCTCATTCTGTTCTAGAGGGTATGATTATCGGGGCCTATGCCGTGGGAGCTAACCAGGGTTATATCTATGTCCGCAGGGAATATCCCCTGGCCATAGAAAATTTTGGACAGGCTATTGAACAGGCTAAAGAATATGGTCTGTTAGGTGAAGGTATTATGGGAATGGATTTCAATTTTAACGTTAAGATAAACCGGGGGGGAGGCGCTTTTGTTTGTGGTGAATCCAGTGCTTCCATTGCTTCTATTGAAGGAAAGGTGGGGGAACCCCGGGATAAGCATACCCATGCTACGGAAAAAGGGTTATGGGACAAACCTACTGTGCTCAATAACGTAAAAACCTGGGCTACGGTGCCCATTATTATGGAAAAGGGTGCGGAGTGGTTTGCTTCCATTGGCACGGAAAAAAGTAAAGGAACTATGATTTTTTCTTTGACGGGTAAAGTAAACAATACCGGTCTGGCGGAAGTGCCCATGGGGATGAGTTTAAGAGAGCTGGTTTTTGATATCGGCGGCGGAGTCCCCAATGGGAAGAAGCTAAAAGCCGTACAAACCGGGGGGCCTTCGGGAGGCTGCATACCTGAGAATCTATTAGACCTGCCGGTGGATTATGAAAAATTGTCGGAGGCCGGTTCTATGATGGGCTCCGGCGGTCTTATTGTTATGGATGAAGATACCTGTATGGTGGATGTGGCGAAGTATTTTTTAAGTTTTACCAAGGATGAGTCTTGTGGCAGCTGTTTTTCATGCCGAGAGGGAATTACCCGAATGCAGGAAATGATTGATGATATTACCCGGGGGAAGAGTTCTTTGGAACAGTTGGAGCTGCTGAAAGAATTGGCTCAGGTGGTGAAGGACACATCCATGTGTGGGTTGGGACAGACTTGTGGTAACCCCATTTTATCTACCATTCGCTATTTTGAAGAGGAGTATCTGGCACATATTGTGGAGAAGAAATGCCCTGCAGGGGTATGCCGGGATCTGATTAGTTTCAGTATTGATTCAGAACTTTGTACCGGATGCGGAAGGTGTTTGAAAAACTGTCCGGTGGAAGCAATACAGGGGGAGAAAAAAGAACCTCACGTAATCCTGGAAGACCAATGTACAAAATGCGGCATCTGCAGAGAAGTTTGCAAATTTGATGCCGTCATTAAAATATAA
- a CDS encoding 2Fe-2S iron-sulfur cluster-binding protein, translating into MINMSLNGIDVSVEKGTTLLEAARFYGIEIPTLCYNEGLSPYGACRLCLVEIGPPERSRLVSSCTYRAREGLIVRTGTKRVLKSIRLLIELYLATCPSSKVIQDLASKYHVTSVRFHQKHEDCILCGLCVRMCDEQMQANAIGFVHRGGNRLVGTPYNKKSDDCRYCGACMYICPACQARCQGPQEESGVCNACLNLSPPCLDNFDAMMCYMDPCVACEQGIDRKPKK; encoded by the coding sequence ATGATTAATATGAGTTTGAATGGAATAGATGTATCGGTAGAAAAAGGAACAACTCTGCTGGAGGCAGCCAGGTTTTATGGGATAGAGATCCCAACCCTATGTTATAACGAAGGATTAAGTCCCTATGGGGCCTGTAGATTATGTCTAGTTGAAATCGGTCCACCTGAGCGTTCCCGGTTGGTCTCTTCCTGTACGTATCGGGCCCGGGAAGGATTAATTGTAAGAACGGGGACTAAACGGGTGCTAAAAAGCATCAGGCTTTTGATCGAACTATATCTGGCCACCTGTCCCTCCTCAAAAGTAATTCAGGACTTGGCCTCAAAATATCATGTAACGTCGGTTCGTTTTCATCAGAAGCATGAGGATTGTATCCTCTGCGGCCTTTGTGTCCGTATGTGTGATGAACAGATGCAGGCCAATGCCATAGGATTTGTTCACCGGGGAGGAAACCGGCTGGTAGGTACTCCCTATAATAAGAAATCTGATGACTGTCGTTATTGCGGAGCATGTATGTATATCTGCCCCGCCTGTCAGGCCAGGTGTCAGGGACCTCAGGAGGAAAGCGGTGTGTGCAATGCCTGTTTGAATTTATCGCCCCCCTGTCTGGATAATTTCGATGCCATGATGTGTTATATGGATCCTTGTGTGGCCTGTGAACAGGGAATTGACAGAAAACCAAAGAAATAA
- a CDS encoding NADH-quinone oxidoreductase subunit NuoE family protein — protein MKVDLTKIDQMIDKYSSEEDVPYISILQDINDEYRYLPEEALHRVSKKLAVSMSQLYSLATFYKCFSLVPKGKHEVQVCMGTACHVRGAPRILEKVCQGFKVSPGKTSEDGEFSLETVNCVGACALGPLVVMDGKYHGKLTLNKIGKLMGGYHEKEDN, from the coding sequence ATGAAGGTAGACTTAACAAAGATTGACCAGATGATTGATAAGTACAGTAGTGAAGAAGACGTACCTTACATTTCTATTTTGCAGGACATCAACGATGAATACCGTTATCTGCCGGAAGAAGCTCTGCACCGGGTTTCAAAGAAGTTGGCAGTATCTATGAGCCAGCTTTACAGTCTCGCTACCTTCTACAAATGTTTTAGTTTAGTTCCCAAAGGGAAACATGAGGTTCAGGTGTGTATGGGGACCGCCTGTCACGTGAGAGGTGCTCCTCGAATCTTGGAGAAGGTATGCCAGGGATTTAAGGTAAGCCCAGGAAAGACTTCTGAGGATGGAGAGTTTTCCCTGGAGACGGTGAACTGTGTAGGTGCCTGTGCCTTGGGTCCTCTGGTAGTAATGGACGGCAAATATCATGGGAAGCTGACCCTAAATAAGATTGGTAAGCTTATGGGGGGATATCATGAAAAAGAAGATAACTAG
- a CDS encoding FMN-binding glutamate synthase family protein produces MSLSRLNASAATLTKNRTEGSVSPFSGMCTTCVDGCVGMCEIGKSAYRGHETIYPQPFGIITTASEKDYPVDYSHFSIMGTTVGAVGIEADSDKAIFPAATLKTKVGVNGGIKLKLPIVIPGIGSTNVAKENWEGLAVGSALAGTILTIGENVVGMDEKSEFKDGRIVKTVDLEQRIRMFQDWQRDGYGAIVLQANVEDTRLGVQEFAIENLGVEVVELKWGQGAKDIGGEVKIKSLKKAQMLQRRGYIVLPDPENPAVISAFQKGAFKEFERHSRVGMVEFEAFMKRVEELRAAGAKHITLKTGAYRPADLARAVKFASEAKLDYLTVDGAGGGTGMSPWRMMNEWGVPLVELHSLTYQLCKMLEDEGKFVPDICFAGGFTFEDQMYKGIALGAPYVKLIGMARAPIAAAMVGKTIGKKINENKLPVYVERFGADVEEIFVTAADLKEELGAETFKKVSPAALGVYTYYHRLEQGMQQLMCGSRKFALEYITRDDICSLTRESENISGITYVMDMDKEEIAKIMKG; encoded by the coding sequence ATGAGTTTATCCAGATTGAATGCTTCGGCAGCAACTCTGACCAAAAATAGAACTGAAGGCTCTGTAAGTCCCTTCAGTGGTATGTGTACCACCTGTGTAGATGGCTGTGTGGGAATGTGTGAAATTGGAAAGTCGGCTTATCGGGGGCATGAAACCATTTATCCTCAGCCCTTTGGCATTATAACTACTGCTTCGGAGAAAGATTATCCGGTAGATTATTCGCATTTTTCCATCATGGGAACCACCGTGGGGGCTGTAGGAATTGAGGCGGACAGTGATAAGGCTATTTTCCCTGCTGCCACGCTTAAAACCAAAGTAGGAGTTAACGGCGGCATTAAACTGAAGCTGCCCATAGTGATTCCCGGAATAGGTTCTACCAACGTGGCCAAGGAAAACTGGGAAGGGTTGGCGGTTGGATCAGCCCTGGCCGGCACCATTTTGACTATCGGAGAAAATGTTGTAGGTATGGACGAAAAATCTGAATTTAAGGATGGACGAATCGTAAAGACTGTTGACCTGGAGCAGAGAATAAGGATGTTTCAGGATTGGCAGAGGGATGGCTACGGTGCTATTGTGCTTCAGGCTAATGTGGAGGACACACGGTTGGGAGTACAGGAGTTTGCCATTGAAAATCTGGGAGTAGAAGTGGTAGAGCTGAAATGGGGCCAGGGGGCTAAGGACATCGGGGGCGAAGTTAAAATAAAGAGCCTAAAAAAAGCTCAGATGCTGCAAAGACGAGGGTATATCGTCCTTCCGGATCCGGAAAACCCTGCTGTAATTAGTGCTTTTCAAAAGGGAGCCTTTAAAGAATTTGAGCGGCATTCCCGGGTAGGGATGGTTGAATTTGAGGCCTTTATGAAAAGGGTGGAAGAATTGAGAGCCGCCGGGGCCAAGCATATCACCTTAAAAACTGGAGCTTACCGTCCTGCTGACCTGGCAAGGGCTGTGAAGTTTGCCTCAGAAGCAAAATTGGATTATCTTACTGTGGATGGAGCCGGGGGCGGAACAGGGATGAGCCCCTGGAGGATGATGAACGAGTGGGGGGTACCTTTGGTAGAGCTTCATTCTCTTACCTATCAGCTTTGTAAGATGCTGGAGGATGAAGGAAAATTCGTGCCCGACATTTGTTTTGCCGGCGGGTTCACTTTTGAAGATCAGATGTATAAGGGTATTGCCCTGGGGGCTCCCTATGTAAAATTGATTGGTATGGCCAGGGCCCCTATTGCTGCGGCTATGGTAGGTAAGACCATTGGTAAAAAGATTAATGAGAATAAGCTTCCCGTTTATGTGGAGCGGTTTGGCGCCGATGTGGAGGAGATCTTTGTAACTGCCGCTGATCTTAAAGAAGAGCTGGGAGCTGAAACCTTTAAGAAGGTGTCTCCGGCAGCTTTGGGAGTATATACGTACTATCATCGATTAGAACAGGGCATGCAGCAGTTAATGTGCGGAAGCCGTAAATTTGCTCTGGAGTATATTACCCGGGATGATATCTGTTCATTGACCCGGGAGTCGGAAAATATTAGCGGTATTACCTATGTGATGGATATGGACAAAGAAGAAATTGCTAAAATAATGAAAGGGTAA
- a CDS encoding LysM peptidoglycan-binding domain-containing protein, whose translation MVSKKYVEEEIVEDVFEEDEKWPKKDKVLDDIEGEKMVRRLLNIVVRPGDSLFFFAQTFGVSVHEILAVNPGITNPDLIFPGQIVRIPARPLVGPDPGFARAQYLVRPGDSLFLIAQMFGLTVNLLIQENPQIADPNLIFPGQVINLTVTPPLPPKPPKGTIQIYVSVGETLSSIARRTGVSVQAIIDANPQIKDPNLIFVGQIINVPLS comes from the coding sequence TTGGTATCCAAAAAGTATGTGGAGGAAGAAATTGTGGAAGATGTTTTTGAAGAAGATGAGAAATGGCCAAAAAAAGATAAAGTTTTAGATGATATTGAAGGCGAAAAAATGGTCAGAAGATTGTTAAACATTGTAGTCCGTCCTGGTGACTCCCTGTTTTTCTTTGCTCAGACCTTTGGGGTTAGTGTACATGAAATATTAGCTGTTAACCCCGGGATTACCAATCCTGATTTGATATTTCCCGGACAGATTGTTAGAATTCCGGCTCGTCCTTTAGTGGGTCCGGATCCGGGGTTCGCCCGGGCACAGTATCTGGTAAGGCCGGGAGATTCTTTATTTCTAATCGCTCAGATGTTTGGACTTACGGTAAATCTGTTAATACAGGAGAATCCTCAAATCGCCGACCCTAATCTCATTTTCCCCGGACAGGTGATAAATCTGACGGTAACACCGCCGCTGCCTCCCAAACCTCCCAAGGGTACAATACAAATTTATGTTAGTGTTGGAGAAACACTGTCCAGCATTGCCAGACGTACCGGTGTCTCTGTTCAGGCAATTATTGATGCCAACCCACAAATCAAGGATCCTAATTTGATATTCGTAGGACAGATTATTAATGTTCCTTTAAGCTAA
- a CDS encoding FMN-binding glutamate synthase family protein, whose product MTYSRPNASAATLTKNRTKDSVSPFSGLCTTCIEGCPGLCEVGMSSFRGHENLYPQPFGTTTSASEKDYPVDYSHFNIMGTAVGALGIEADSDKAIFPNVNLETKIGTGDGVKVKLPIVIPGIGSTDIAHNNWEGLAVGAALTGTIITVGENVAGMDPEAVFKDNRVVSTVNLKYRVECFKNWQRDGYGAVVVQENVEDSRLGILEYVINELGVETVELKWGQGAKDIGGEVKIRSLEKAQMLKRRGYIVLPDPENPRVIEDFKTGGFNEFERHSRVGMVSFDAFMKRVEQLRAAGAKNIFLKTGAYRPADLARAVKYASEAKLDLLTIDGAGGGTGMSPWRMMNEWGVPMVELHSLAYDYCKRLESKGKYVPDLAFAGGFALEDQMYKGLALGAPFTKMIGMARSPLTAAMVGKTLGQKISEGSLPSSVAKYGDTLERVFVCTAELKDELGADTFNKIPPAALGVYTYYHRLAQGLQQLMCGSRKFALEHLDRNDICALTRESSEVSGIIYVMDLDKKEVDDILDA is encoded by the coding sequence ATGACTTATTCAAGACCTAATGCTTCAGCGGCGACGCTGACCAAAAACCGTACTAAAGATTCAGTAAGTCCGTTTAGTGGATTATGTACTACTTGTATTGAGGGCTGCCCGGGATTGTGTGAAGTAGGAATGTCTTCTTTTCGGGGGCATGAGAATTTATACCCCCAACCTTTTGGGACGACGACGTCTGCCTCAGAGAAGGACTATCCTGTTGATTACTCACATTTCAATATCATGGGCACCGCGGTTGGTGCGCTGGGCATCGAAGCTGACAGCGACAAGGCAATTTTTCCAAATGTTAACCTGGAGACGAAAATAGGAACGGGAGATGGAGTAAAGGTAAAACTTCCCATTGTCATTCCGGGAATCGGGTCCACAGATATCGCCCATAATAATTGGGAAGGACTGGCTGTGGGCGCTGCTTTAACCGGAACCATCATTACGGTGGGTGAGAACGTGGCCGGAATGGATCCAGAAGCTGTATTTAAGGACAACAGAGTAGTAAGTACTGTTAATCTTAAATATCGGGTAGAATGTTTTAAAAACTGGCAGCGGGATGGATACGGCGCTGTAGTGGTACAGGAAAATGTGGAAGACAGCCGGTTGGGTATTTTAGAATATGTGATTAATGAACTGGGAGTAGAAACAGTAGAGCTTAAGTGGGGTCAGGGAGCCAAGGATATTGGCGGAGAGGTCAAAATCCGAAGCCTGGAAAAAGCTCAAATGTTAAAGCGGCGGGGTTACATCGTACTGCCGGACCCCGAAAACCCCAGAGTTATAGAAGATTTTAAAACCGGAGGGTTTAATGAGTTTGAAAGACATTCCAGAGTTGGAATGGTTAGCTTTGACGCTTTCATGAAGAGAGTTGAGCAGTTAAGAGCCGCCGGGGCTAAAAATATATTCCTGAAGACCGGGGCTTATCGTCCGGCGGATCTGGCCAGAGCTGTTAAGTATGCTTCCGAGGCTAAATTAGACCTTTTGACTATTGACGGGGCCGGTGGCGGTACTGGTATGAGCCCCTGGAGGATGATGAACGAGTGGGGAGTACCCATGGTTGAGCTTCATTCTCTGGCCTATGATTACTGCAAGAGATTGGAGTCTAAGGGGAAATATGTGCCTGACCTTGCTTTTGCCGGTGGATTTGCACTGGAAGATCAGATGTATAAAGGGTTAGCTTTGGGTGCTCCCTTTACTAAGATGATCGGCATGGCCAGGTCACCTCTGACCGCTGCAATGGTAGGTAAAACATTAGGGCAAAAAATCTCAGAGGGGAGCTTACCCTCTAGTGTAGCAAAATACGGTGATACTTTAGAAAGGGTGTTTGTATGCACCGCAGAACTAAAGGATGAGTTGGGAGCCGATACCTTCAATAAGATTCCTCCTGCAGCTTTGGGAGTATATACTTATTATCATCGCTTGGCTCAGGGGCTGCAGCAGCTTATGTGTGGAAGCCGTAAATTTGCCCTGGAACATTTGGATAGAAACGATATTTGTGCGTTGACCCGGGAATCATCGGAAGTAAGTGGGATCATTTATGTGATGGATCTGGATAAAAAAGAAGTAGACGATATATTGGATGCGTAA
- the cobT gene encoding nicotinate-nucleotide--dimethylbenzimidazole phosphoribosyltransferase translates to MQRFEEILKKISPIDGEVMEKTQGRLDDLTKPPGSLGVMECIAKKIAGITKVVKPGLPKKTSIIMAGDHGIVEEGVSAYPSEVTPQMVMNFISGGAAMNVLSRHVGAELIIVDIGVASDLPDMKVLIKKKVAYGTDNMCKGPAMSREQAVKAIENGIEVTEDCFAKGTALIGIGEMGIGNTTPSTAIISLYSKKEVEDVVGRGTGVDDERLKIKINAIKRAVEVNKPDIDDPIDVLSKVGGYEIAGLVGVILACGANRIPVVIDGFISGAAAVIAAALKNEVKDYLIASHLSEEPGHKAMLDYLGLKPMLHMNMRLGEGTGAALAMNIIDGSLKILNEMATFSEAGVTGKTE, encoded by the coding sequence ATGCAGAGATTTGAGGAAATTCTTAAAAAAATTTCACCAATTGATGGAGAGGTAATGGAGAAAACTCAAGGTAGATTGGATGACCTGACCAAACCCCCGGGAAGCCTGGGGGTAATGGAATGTATTGCTAAAAAAATTGCCGGGATTACCAAAGTAGTAAAACCGGGGCTGCCAAAAAAAACCAGCATAATCATGGCTGGGGATCATGGGATTGTGGAAGAAGGGGTAAGCGCTTATCCCAGTGAAGTCACTCCTCAGATGGTTATGAATTTTATTTCTGGTGGTGCGGCCATGAATGTGTTGTCCCGTCACGTGGGAGCAGAATTAATTATTGTAGATATCGGAGTGGCCAGTGACCTGCCGGATATGAAAGTTTTAATTAAGAAAAAGGTAGCCTATGGAACGGATAACATGTGCAAAGGTCCGGCTATGAGCAGGGAGCAGGCGGTGAAAGCCATAGAAAATGGAATTGAAGTGACAGAAGATTGTTTTGCAAAAGGGACCGCTTTGATAGGAATTGGAGAAATGGGTATTGGAAATACCACCCCCAGCACAGCCATAATTTCATTGTACTCTAAAAAAGAAGTAGAAGATGTAGTGGGTCGGGGGACTGGAGTGGATGATGAAAGGCTGAAGATTAAGATAAATGCCATAAAACGCGCTGTAGAGGTAAACAAGCCTGATATTGATGACCCTATTGATGTTTTATCTAAAGTTGGCGGGTATGAAATCGCCGGCCTGGTGGGGGTAATCCTGGCATGTGGAGCCAACCGGATTCCTGTGGTAATTGACGGATTTATCTCTGGGGCGGCCGCCGTAATTGCTGCGGCGTTAAAAAATGAAGTTAAAGATTATCTTATTGCCTCCCACCTTTCAGAAGAACCGGGTCATAAGGCGATGCTGGACTATCTGGGGTTAAAACCAATGCTTCATATGAATATGCGATTGGGTGAAGGAACAGGGGCAGCTCTGGCTATGAACATTATTGATGGCTCTTTAAAAATATTAAATGAAATGGCCACTTTCTCAGAGGCAGGGGTAACAGGTAAGACGGAGTAA